One region of Populus trichocarpa isolate Nisqually-1 chromosome 4, P.trichocarpa_v4.1, whole genome shotgun sequence genomic DNA includes:
- the LOC7463059 gene encoding agamous-like MADS-box protein MADS2, with the protein MGRGRVELKRIENKINRQVTFAKRRNGLLKKAYELSVLCDAEVALIIFSNRGKLYEFCSTSNMLKTLERYQKCSYGAEEVNKPAKELESSYREYLKVKARFEALQRTQRNLLGEDLGPLNTKELEQLERQLESSLNQVRSTKTQYMLDQLADLQNKEHLLLEANRGLTIKLDEISARNSLRPSWEGDDQQNMSYGHQHAQSQGLFQALECNPTLQIGYNPVGSDQMTATTHATQQVHGFIPGWML; encoded by the exons ATGGGGAGAGGTAGAGTGGAGCTGAAGAGGATAGAGAACAAGATAAACAGGCAGGTGACATTTGCAAAGAGGAGAAATGGGTTGTTGAAGAAAGCTTATGAGTTATCTGTGCTCTGTGATGCTGAGGTTGCTCTCATCATCTTCTCTAACCGTGGCAAGCTCTACGAGTTTTGTAGCACATCTAA CATGCTCAAGACCCTGGAAAGGTATCAGAAGTGCAGCTATGGTGCAGAAGAAGTCAATAAACCAGCCAAGGAGCTCGAG AGCAGCTACAGGGAGTACTTGAAAGTGAAAGCAAGATTTGAGGCCCTACAACGAACTCAGAG GAACCTTCTTGGAGAGGACCTCGGACCTCTGAATACCAAAGAGCTTGAGCAGCTCGAGCGTCAGTTAGAGTCGTCATTGAACCAAGTTCGGTCAACtaag ACCCAGTATATGCTCGACCAACTTGCTGATCTTCAAAATAAG GAACATCTGTTGCTGGAAGCTAACAGAGGTTTGACAATAAAG CTGGATGAAATCAGTGCAAGAAATAGCCTCCGACCATCATGGGAAGGTGATGATCAGCAAAATATGTCCTACGGCCACCAGCATGCTCAGTCTCAGGGGCTATTCCAGGCTTTAGAATGCAATCCCACTTTGCAAATAGG CTACAACCCTGTTGGTTCAGACCAGATGACTGCAACAACACATGCCACCCAGCAAGTCCATGGGTTCATTCCAGGATGGATGCTTTGA